The following nucleotide sequence is from Saccharothrix texasensis.
GACCGATCTGGGACTTGACCGAGCCCAGTGCGCACCACTGCCGGCCGGTTCCCGCGACATCGCCGAACACCTCCCGGAGCGCGGTGAACTCGGCTCGATCCCCGGCTTTGGTGCCGGTGCCGTGCGCCTCGACCAGTCCGACACTCCCGGGGCCGTAGCCCGCTTCGGCGTAGGCGCGGCGCAGCGCGCGGACCTGCCCCTCGGGCACCGGGGTGTAGATCGCGGTGCCGCGCCCGTCCGAGGAGGTGCCCACGCCTCGGATCACCGCGTAGATCCGGTCGCCGTCGCGCTCGGCGTCGGTCAACCGCTTGAGCGCCAGCAGGACGGCTCCCTCGCCGAGCATCGTGCCGTCGGCGGCCGCGGAGAACGGTCGGCAGTCACCGCTCGGCGACAAGGCCGGTGTCTTGCTGAAGCACAGGAACATCTCGATGCCGTTCTGGGTGTCCACGCCGCCCGCCAGGGCCAGGTCGGCGCGGCCCAGCGCGAGTTCGGCCAGCGCGACCGACACCGCCGACAGCGAGCTGGCGCACGCCGCGTCGGTGGTGTGGTTGGTGCCGTGCAGGTCGAAGCGGTTGGCGATCCGACCTGCCACCACGTTGGCCAGCAGACCCGGGAAGGTCGCCTCCTGCCAGGGCACGTAGTGGTCGGTGATCCGCTCGCAGACGCGGCGCGCCACGTCCTCCGGCACACCGTTGTCCCGCAACGCCTTGAGCCACACCGGGCGCTCCAACCGGTGGGACATCTGCGGCAGCAGCGGGAGCGTGGACGAACCGACCACGACGCTGGTCCGCTCGCGCACGTCCGCCGACAGCGGTGGTCCGACGTCCCGCAGCGCCTGGTCGGCCACGAGCAGGCCGAGCAACTGCGCGCTGTCGGTGGCCGGGAGCTGGTTCGGCGGAACGGCGTAGGCGACCGGGTCGAAGTCCACCGGGGACAGGAAGGCGCCCCTCTTGGCGTAGGTCTTGTCCGGTGCGGAGGGATCCGGGTCGTAGTGGTCGTCGGGGAGCCACCGGTCCGGGGGCACGTCGGTGAGCTGGTCACGTCCCTCGACCAGGCACCGCCAGAAGCGGTCCACACCGGCCGCTCCGGGCAGCAGGGCGCCGAGCCCCACCACGGCGATCGGCACCTGCGACCCGGTCCGTTGCTCGGTCATGGGTCTACTCCGTTCGGTTCGGTTGTCCGGTCAGGCCAGTCGGCGGGGTCGGAACACCGACGCGTCCGGGGGCAGGGCCAGACCGCAGACGCGCAACTGCTGCACCCGTGTCACCACCGCCGCGCCCTCCAGGAGGTTGCGGGCGATCTGCACGACCGAGCGGTCGGCCGGGTCGTCGAGGAAGCTGCCCGCCGCCCACCGGTTGAACGCACCCATCGCCGGCCCGCACCAGATCTGGTAGTCGGTCCGCCGCGCGTGCTCGCCGGTGATCGCCCAGCGGCTGGACTGCCCCAGGTACCAGCGGAACACCAGCGCCATGCGGTGCCGCGAGTCCCGCTCGGCCCGCTCCACCTGCCCCGGATCGCGATCCAGCCAGAACCGGCGCGTCTGCTGCCAGACCTCCTCGACGGTGGTCCGGAACACCTCCCGTTCGAGCTTGTCGCGCAGCGGGACGGGCAGCGACTCCAGCGAGGGGTGCTCGTCGTAGGCCCGTCCGAGCAGCCGCGCCCGGCTCGCGAACAACGAGCCGCGCCGCAGGACCTGGAGGCTGACCCCCAGTTCGAACATGTCGGCGGACGGCGCCATGGCGGTGTCGGCGATGTCGGCGCGGGCCAGCAGCTCCTTGCCCTCGGCGGAGAGCCCGGACTCGACCGCGCACTGGTTGACCGAGCCGGTCACCACGTACGCCGCGCCGGCGGCGAAGGCCGCGGCCAGCGCCTCGGGCGTGCCGAGTCCTCCGGCCGCGCCGATCCGCACCGCGGACCGGTAGCGGTGCTCGCGCACGGCGGCGTCGCGCACGGCGGCGACCACCGGCAGCAGCGCCGTCATCGGTCGGTTGTCGGTGTGCCCGCCGCTGTCCGCCTCGACCGTGACGTCGTCGGCGACCGGCACGTGGGCGGCCAGTTCCGCCTCCTCCTCGGTCACCTGCCCGCGGTCGACCAGCGCGCGCACGAGGTCGCGCGGCGCGGGGGCCAGGAACCGGGCGGCCACCTCCGGCCGCGACAGCTTCGCCACCACCCGCCGGGCGCGGACCACCTCCCCGGTCCGGTCGCGGCGCAGTCCGGCCACCGCGCACCGGACGACCGCGGGTGTCAGGTCCAGGTACGCCGACGCCGAGACGCAGGGGACCCCGCCTGCCACGAGCAGCCGCGCGGTCTCTTCCTCCGCCACGGGCTCGGCGGGTGAGTGGATCAGGTTCACCGCCCAGTTGGCACGGCCGGCCAGCCGCGCGGACAGCTCGTCCACGGCGGCGGCCACCGCACGCGTGGGCAGACCCGCGGCTCCGAAGACGCCGAGCATGCCCGCCTCGGCCATCGCCACCACCATGTCCGTGGTGGCGATGCCGTTGGCCATCTCGCCCGCCACGTAGGCGAAACGGGTGCCGTGCGCGGCGCGGAAAGCACTGTCCCCCAGAAATTCCGGGTACAGGGGTGGAAGGATCCCGACGACCGGGTACCCGTCCGCCCGCCCGGTCTCCAACCGCCCGCCGATCGCCAGGCCGGTGCCCGACTCCGGGCCCCCGTCGAGGACGACCAGCTCTTCCCGGGCGCGCTGGGTCAGCGAGGCCAGACCGGCCTGGTCGAACACGGGCGGGTCGTCCCCCGGCAGCCACCGGACGGTCCGCGCCGCTCCCGAAGGGCCGGCCCGCTGCTGTGCCGATCGGGTCGTCAGGGGGTGGACGCTCATCAGGACCTGCCTCTCGGTGGTGCGGGTTCGGTGGGCGGTTCGGTGCGGCAACGGCCCCGGTTCCACAGTCGTCGACGTCGTGTTCCATACGAGCAACGGAGCAGTGGCGCGACAACCGTTTCGGCGGAACGGTTGATGAACGCGATGAACCGTCCCGCCCGCGGCGCGGCAAAGTCCGACGTGGACTCGGCGCTGGTGCTCACGGTGACCGACGCGGTCCGCCTTCGCCGGGTGGACCGATCGGCCGGGACCGGGGTGCCCGGGACCTGCGCACCATGGCACGCGGCGGCCCGTCGGCGCGGAGTGCTCGCTGAAGACACCAGCCACGACCCCGGGGCGACGAATGGGTCGCACGGCAGGATCGGTGCGGACAGCGACGAAGACCCCGCGCACCGGGAGTGCGAACGGAACCCGGACGTCGCCCGTGCCCTGCTCGACCGGCTCGACGACCGGCTCGACGACCGGCCTGTCGGCGCATGGCAGCGGCACGAGTCTGCCGGTGCAGTGGGCGCGCTCGCACGGGTGCGCCCGGCGGGTGAGAGGACGTGGCGGCTGAGCGCCACCGGGCGGAACGCACAACTCGCCGATCCCGACGGCTTCACCGAGGACGTCGCCGGACCGGTGTCCTGTTCGGGCGGCGCGCGGATGCAGGAGGGCATGTGCCCCTGCTCCAGGTCGCCCGCGCGTGCAACGCGATCCGAGGGCTCGTCGGCGACGGCTTCCCTTCGTCAGCGTCCTGACCGGTCCCGGCCACGGCGTCTTTCGCCGCCCTGGGCGATGTGGTCCTCGCCGAGGCCGCGAGTCGGTCGGTCCCGGGTCCGCCGGTCCGCCGGTGATCGCCCAAGCGCTGGGCGAGCGGCTGCTCACGGACCGCCCCTGCCGGCGAAGTGGTCGTCTCGGACGCGGATCGGGCGGAGTGCCCGCGCAGGCCGACCGGGCGCCGGCGGAGTTCCGGCGCCCGGGTGCGACCACCGACGTCGACGCCCACCGCCGGCTACTGGCGGACTCCGCGTTCCGGTCCGGCGGCTACGGCTTGGACCTCGGTGTGACGTCTTCGGAGATCACCGGGGCCTGACCGCTCCGGCACCGCTCGGGCCCCGCAACCGGCGGCACTCGTCGAGGTCCACCAAGCGTTCGCACAGCGCGGTGAACGCCGCCTCCGTCCTGCTGCCGGCGTTGAGCTTGCTCAGGACCGCGTGCACGTAGTTCTTCGCGGTCTTGTCGGAGATGCCGAGCGACTGCGCGATCTGCCGGTTGGACAGGCCGGCGGCCAAGCGCGTGAGCACCCGGTGCTCCTGCCCGGTCAACCACGGGCGGTCGGGCCGGCCACGACCGGCCGGTCCCGTCGCCCGCAGCGGGGCCGGGGTGCCCGCACCGGCCAGCAGCGGTGCCGCGATCGTCAGCGATTCCGCGGCTTCCTGGGCACAGCGGAGGGCGTGCTCCACCAGACGCGTGGCGTCGTCCCCACCGTCCCCGTCGGGGAACTCCGCCGGCAGCGGAAAAACGCTCACACCGGTCGTGGTCACCGTGTCCTCCTCGTCGTGCCGAATGTGTCGGGAGGCGTGCCGCACCGCAGGACTGTCCGCGCAATGTGAAACCTCCACCACCGGCTGTGCCCACTTCGACGTCGAAAGCGGACGTCACCGGACACCGCTGACCGGCGACCCGCACTGCTGCGCCGCGATCGACCCAGCCCGCGATTCACGCTACGCGACGCGGCCTCACCCTCCCCCGACGTGCGGGCAGGCATTGTTGAGCGTGTTGAAGGAAAACTCGGAGAAGCGGACAGGAACCCCGCGCGGTAACGGCGACCGGGGCGAGCCGGTCACATGTGGCGAATCAGCTTGATGACCGCTCTGGTCCGATCACCGACACCCAACTTGTGGAAGATCGACTGCAAGTGGTTCTTCACCGTCCGCTCGGAGATCCCCAGCCTGCGGGCGATCCGGCGGTTGGAAAACCCCTCCACGAGCAGCCGCGCGACACTGTCCTCCCTCGCGGTGAACTTCCAGCGGACGACGTAGTCGTCTTCGCCCGCCGCATCGGGACGAATCGTGTACCACTTGTCGGACAGCTGACCCAACAGCTCCTGCACGAGATCCTGATGGGCGCGCGCGAGTTGGATCAACTGCTCCATGGTGAGGTCACCACCGGCGACCTCTTCGGGGTTCACCGGGCCCACGCGCAACCCCTCCCACCCTTCACGACCTACCCCACTGCCGCTCTAGGCAACAAAGTAGTGAACCGGCGCGCAGGACAATAGCTCCGTTCAGGGGGCCCGATCGTTTGTCGGCCGCAGCGGGCGGAATCCGCACACATCCGTCCCGGAATGGCGGAACAAGAATCACGCTGCCGTCCGGCAGGGAGACGCGCCGCTGTCCGGCGGTACCGGCGCCCGAACCCGTGCGTCTCCGGTTCGGCGACCACCCGACGACCACGGTCGGGCGTGCACGTCCAACCGGCCTTGGCCGCTTTCGTGCTATCGGATGCGCCTGTTTGGCGGGGCGTGCGCGACTTGGGCCGATGAGCGCATTCGCTCCACCCGAAAATCGTAAAGCCGGTAGACCGGCATCGCGTTGCGCACGTCGCCCACTCCGACGGTTCGCGCCGCACCGGAGTCCTCGCAACCCACGGCCACGAACGACCGTGCCGCGGTGGACGGTGCGAACCCAGGTCCTGGACAAGAGCGGTCCCGTCGCGGGAAAGCGCACGGCATCCTGGTCGATCACGCCGTTGACCTCACCGGGATCACCCAACAGGACCAGCCCCAACGTTCGATTGCAGTACTCCCGGCTCGCCACTTGACTGAGTGCGAAGTTCGAGCATGCCGAGCCACGTGCCGCTCTGCCACCTCGACCACCTCGCCAACGCGGGGCGCCCACCGCTCGGCACCACGTCTTCGGCCAGGAGCATCGTGACACCGCGGAACCACACGCCCAACGATCTGCTCCGCGCCCTGCTGCGAGAAGCGCGCTGGACCAACCACAGCTTCTCCCTGGCGGTGAACCGCGTGGCCGCGGAAGCCGGCACCGCGCTGCGCTACGACCGCACCAGCGTTTCGCACTGGCTGTCCGGTACCCGCCCGCGGCCGCCGGTCCCGGCCTTCGCCGCCGAGGCGCTGTCCCGCAGGCTCTGCTGCTCCGTCTCGGCGGCGGACACGGGCCTGGGCGACCTCGCTGCCGAAGAAGTCGCCCACCTGCCCGAACCTGGTTCCGGGTTGGCGGCGCTGCACCGCTTGACCGAATCGGACCTGGACCCGAAGCGACGCGCCGGCCTGCGCGACCAGCCGTTCCGGGCCGACTGGTTGGTGGTGCCGCCGCGGCAAGACCACCCGGACGGGCCTCGCTCCCTCCACGACGGCATCCCCGAGCCCGGGCTCGGCACCGCGCTGGCCGCGATGACCTCGGTCTCCAGGACCGCCGACCAGGCGCTCGGCGGTGGGCATGCCCGCCTGGCGCTCGTCACCTACCTGTCCGGCGACGTCCTGGGCCGGCTGCGCTCGGCCCCCACCGCACGCGTCAGCGGCCGACTGGTCAGCCAGGTGGCGGCGCTGACCTACCTGATCGGCTTCAAATCTTTCGACGACCTCCGCCAGTACCTGGCCCAGCACTACTACCGGGTGGCGCTGCTGCTGGCCGGTGAGGTGGACGACGAGGAGTGCCAAGCCATGACGCTGCGGGGCATGAGCGCGCAGGCGTGCTTCCTCGGGCACCACCGCCAGGCCGCCCTGCTGGCCGACGCCGCGGTCGACCACGCAGGGACCTCCACGTCGCCCGGCACGCACGCGGTGCTCCTCGGGCAGGCGGCCGTGGCACACGCCGCGCTTCTCGACCGTCGAGCGGCCCTCGCGCGGTTGACCCGAGCCGAAAAGCACCTCGCGAAGGCAGACGACGCACCGCGGTCCACCGCGTCCACGGACGAGGCCGACCTGGGGCACCTCACCGGTCAGGCCCTGGCGTTCCTGCGCGACCACCGGCAGGCCGAGATCGCGCTGCGCGCATCGCTGCGCCGCCGACCCGAGGGCGAGCGCCGCTCGCGCCTCCTCACCACGCACCAACTGGCCGAGTTGCAGTTGCGCCGCGGCAACCTCGAACAAGCCTGCACGACCTGGCAGTGGTTCTTGGACGAGTGCACCTGGGTCCGTTCCGGACGCGTGCGCTCGGCCCTGCGCTCGTTCGCCACCAACCTCCGACCCCATCGCGACAACGCCTTGGTCGACCGAGTACTGCGACGAGGGGAAGAGCTGGCCCACCACCCTGCGACGCCACCCGTCGAACGTTGAGGGTCGCCGGACCGCGCAAGACGCGCCGGCACCGCGGTGATCCGGTGATCAGTCCGGGTCCGACACCGACCGTGCCCTGGCCGTCGCAGTCGGCCGGCGCCACGCGGTGGCCGCGGTACCACCGCCATGGCCGTGGTGAGGCCCCGTCGTCCGACTGGGACCGGAACCGCCCCGCGGCGGCGTCACCGGCACGCACAGGTCCGGAAGGTCTTCGCCCGGCACGTACCCGATCCGCTCGACCACTCCGGCGGAGGGCGCGCGGGGACGGTTGGTTGCGAGCCGTGGCGGGCGTTCGAGTCCGGTGGTGGCGTTCAGCGGGTGGTGGTGAACGGCGCGGCGGTGGCGGCGAGCGCGCCTCGGGAGGCGGCGGCGGCCAGCAGGGTTCGCCGGTGGGCCGGGTCCGGTTCGGTGAGGCCCACGTGGTCGCCGAGCAGCAGCAGCACCGCTCCCCGGCGGCGGGCCGCCCACCGCCACGCGTCCGGCTGCTCGACCGGCACGGCGTCCAGCAGTGGCCGGCGGTGGGGCCAGTGGACGGTGAGGGCGCCGGCGGCGTCGAGGTGGACGCGCCACGCGGCGGTGACGGGCAGCGCCACGCGGTCCACCGAGGACACCAGGGTCAACCCCCTCGACGTGAGGCCGGCGGGCGCGAAGCCGCCCTCCAGGAGCAGGACCGCGATGCGGTTGTCCGCGTGGCCCCACACGGCGGCCCGGACGTGCAGGCGTGCGTCGACGGTCATGGTCGGGCCTCCCGGTCGCGGTCGTGCGCCCACCCAATATAGGGGTGGCCCCGAACGAATTCTTCACCGAATTGAGTGAATCAGGCGATATTTTTTCGTAAAAGCAAGCGAAAGCGGCAGCAAATCCTGACAAATGAGACGGTAAAGGCGTCCAAAACTGTAGTGACCTACATCACAGTCAATGGTAATCAACCTGTGACGGAGAGTTAAGTGAGTGACGCATCCCGCCTTTGAACTGCCACTTCCGGAGGTAACGACGCCGTGTGTGCGGCATTCCATCGCGCTCGGAAAAGACCTTCACCGGGCGACCTCGTAGCCGATCTCCTGCTGTCCGGTGGACGCTTCCTGACCTCGGCAGAGGTGTCCGACGACCACCGGGCCGCTTTCCACCGAGGCGGTCGTGAGGGCGATTCGTTCTACCGGGACCGGTGGAGCCACGACAAGGTCGTGCCCTCCACGCACGGCGTGAACTGCACCGGCTCGTGCCGGTGGAACGTCTACGTCAAGGACGGGATCATCACCTGGGAGACCCAGGACGTGGACTACCCGTCGACCGGCCCGGACCGCCCGGAGTACGAGCCGCGCGGCTGTCCCCGAGGCGCGTCGTTCTCCTGGTACACCTACTCGCCGCTGCGGGTGCGCTACCCGTACGCGCGGGGCGTGCTGGTGGAGATGTACCGCGAAGCGCGCCGCGTGCACGACGACCCGGTGGCCGCGTGGCGGTCGGTGGTGGACGACCCGCTCAAGCGCCGCGCCTACCAGCGGGCGCGCGGCAAGGGGGGCCTCGTGCGGGTCTCCTGGGACGAGGCGGTGGAGATGGTCGCCGCCGCGCACGTGCACACGATCAAGCACCACGGCCCCGACCGGATCGCCGGGTTCTCCCCCATCCCGGCCATGTCGATGGTCTCGCACGCGGTGGGTTCGCGGTTCATGGCGCTCATCGGCGCGCCGATGCTGTCGTTCTACGACTGGTACGCCGACCTGCCGCCCGCGTCGCCGCAGGTGTTCGGCGACCAGACCGACGTGCCCGAGTCGGCCGACTGGTGGGACGCGGCGTACCTGATGCTGTGGGGCTCGAACGTCCCGGTGACCCGCACCCCGGACGCGCACTTCATGACCGAGGCGCGGTACCGGGGGCAGAAGGTCGTGGTGTGCTCGCCGGACTACTCCGACGCGACGAAGTTCGCCGACGAGTGGCTGGCGCCGCACCCCGGCACGGACGCCGCGCTGGCGATCGCGATGGGCCACGTGGTGCTGCGCGAGTTCTTCGTGGACGCCGCGACGCCGTCCTTCGCCGACTACGCCCGGCGGTTCACCGACCTGCCGTTCCTGGTCGCGCTGGAGGAGCGCGACGGCGGTTGGGCGCCGGGCAAGTTCCTCACGGCGGCGGACCTGGGCGAGACGGGTCCGGGCGCGGAGTGGAAGACCGTGCTGCTGGACGACCGGGGGCGGCCGGTGACGCCGAACGGCTCGCTGGGCTTCCGGTGGGCCGACGAGCCGGGCCGGTGGAACCTGGACCTGGACGGCGTGACGCCCACCCTGTCCCTGCACCCCGGCTCGCACGAGTCGGTCGAGGTGCTGCTGCCCCGGTTCGACGCGCCGGACGGCTCCGGCGCCGCCGTGGTGCGGGGCGTGCCGGTGCGCCGGGTCGCGGGCCGGACCGTCACCACGGTCCACGACCTGCTGCTGGCGCAGTACGGCGTGGCGAGGCCCGGCCTGCCCGGTCGGTGGCCCGCCGGGTACGACGACGAGGACGAGCCGGGCACCCCGGCGTGGGCGCAGCGGTTAACGGGGGTGCC
It contains:
- a CDS encoding PfaD family polyunsaturated fatty acid/polyketide biosynthesis protein, with translation MSVHPLTTRSAQQRAGPSGAARTVRWLPGDDPPVFDQAGLASLTQRAREELVVLDGGPESGTGLAIGGRLETGRADGYPVVGILPPLYPEFLGDSAFRAAHGTRFAYVAGEMANGIATTDMVVAMAEAGMLGVFGAAGLPTRAVAAAVDELSARLAGRANWAVNLIHSPAEPVAEEETARLLVAGGVPCVSASAYLDLTPAVVRCAVAGLRRDRTGEVVRARRVVAKLSRPEVAARFLAPAPRDLVRALVDRGQVTEEEAELAAHVPVADDVTVEADSGGHTDNRPMTALLPVVAAVRDAAVREHRYRSAVRIGAAGGLGTPEALAAAFAAGAAYVVTGSVNQCAVESGLSAEGKELLARADIADTAMAPSADMFELGVSLQVLRRGSLFASRARLLGRAYDEHPSLESLPVPLRDKLEREVFRTTVEEVWQQTRRFWLDRDPGQVERAERDSRHRMALVFRWYLGQSSRWAITGEHARRTDYQIWCGPAMGAFNRWAAGSFLDDPADRSVVQIARNLLEGAAVVTRVQQLRVCGLALPPDASVFRPRRLA
- a CDS encoding helix-turn-helix domain-containing protein; this translates as MTTTGVSVFPLPAEFPDGDGGDDATRLVEHALRCAQEAAESLTIAAPLLAGAGTPAPLRATGPAGRGRPDRPWLTGQEHRVLTRLAAGLSNRQIAQSLGISDKTAKNYVHAVLSKLNAGSRTEAAFTALCERLVDLDECRRLRGPSGAGAVRPR
- a CDS encoding response regulator transcription factor encodes the protein MGPVNPEEVAGGDLTMEQLIQLARAHQDLVQELLGQLSDKWYTIRPDAAGEDDYVVRWKFTAREDSVARLLVEGFSNRRIARRLGISERTVKNHLQSIFHKLGVGDRTRAVIKLIRHM